Proteins from a single region of Undibacterium sp. KW1:
- a CDS encoding MmcQ/YjbR family DNA-binding protein — MKLAALKKLCAGYAGASEKLHAAPSNVLAYSVGEKSFAYFKTSEPERWRFSIRVTPARFLELTDMPGVKPARYMGRFHWITIVAVEQFPEEYLRELLEYSYQKALSGLTKKKRDEVLVGGAD, encoded by the coding sequence ATGAAACTAGCTGCTCTCAAAAAATTATGTGCCGGTTATGCTGGCGCCAGCGAAAAACTACACGCAGCTCCCAGTAATGTGCTGGCCTATAGCGTGGGTGAAAAATCCTTTGCCTACTTCAAGACCAGCGAGCCTGAGCGCTGGCGTTTCAGCATACGGGTGACACCTGCTCGCTTTCTTGAGCTGACTGATATGCCGGGCGTAAAACCGGCGCGGTATATGGGACGATTTCATTGGATCACCATCGTCGCTGTCGAGCAATTTCCTGAAGAGTATTTGCGGGAATTGCTGGAGTATTCTTATCAAAAGGCTTTGTCGGGCTTGACGAAGAAAAAGCGGGACGAGGTTTTGGTGGGTGGTGCAGATTGA